The genomic stretch GCGCCGAGAGGATCACGGTCGAGGCCAACTCCTACGCGGGCGGGCGCGACATCCGCTTCTCCTGCGTGCGCTACGGGAACGTCCTCGCGAGCCGCGGCAGCGTCGTACAGGCGTTCGAACGCCAGAGGGAACGCGGGGAGGTCGCCGTCACGGACATGCGGATGACGCGGTTCTGGATCGGCCTGGAGCAGGCGGTCGCCTTCGTGGCCTCCTGCGTGGAGTCGATGCGCGGGGGGGAGGTGTTCGTCCCGAAGATCCCGAGCATGCGGATCGCCGACCTTGCCCGCCTCGTCGCCCCCGGCTGCCGGATCAGGGAGATCGGGATACGCCCGGGGGAGAAGATCCACGAGATCCTCGTCACCCGCGACGAGTCCCGCCACGCCCGCGACCTGGGGCGCAGCTTCGTCATCGAGCCGGAGTTCCACTGGTGGGGGACGAAGGGGCGCGCGCGGGGGAAGGCGCTGCCGGACGGGTTCGAGTACCGCAGCGACACGAACCGGGAGTGGCTGAAGCCCGCGGATCTCGTCCGGCTTCTAAAGCGGGGACCCGGCCGATGACCGCCTCGTTCATCCCGTACGGCCGCCAGCAGATCGACGACGACGACGTCCGCGCGGTCGTCGAGGCGCTGAAGAGCGACTGGCTCACCACCGGGCCGGCGGTCGACCGGTTCGAACGCCTGCTCGCCGGGGCGGTCGGCGCGGCGCACGCGGTCGCCGTCTCGAGCGGCACGGCGGCGCTTCACGCCGCGGCCTTCGCCCTGGGGATCGGCCCCGGGGACGAGGTGATCGTCCCCGCGATGACGTTCGCGGCCTCCGCGAACTGCGTCGTCTACCAGGGGGGGACGCCGGTCTTCTGCGATGTCCTGTCCGGCACGCTTTGCATCGACCCGGACGACGCCGCCCGGAGGATCACCCCGCGCACGAAGGCGCTTGTCGCCGTCGACTTCGCCGGGCAGCCGTGCGACTACGGACGTCTGCGCCCGCTCGCGCGGGAACGAAACCTCGCGCTCGTCGCGGATGCCTGCCACTCCCTCGGCGCGGAGTACGGGGGAAGGAAAGCCGGGACGCTCGGGGACCTGAGCGCCTTCTCCTTCCACCCCGTCAAGCAGATCACCACTGGCGAGGGGGGGGCGATCACCACCGACGACGCGGCTCTGGCGTCCCGGATGCGCTCCTTCAGGAACCACGGGATCGACGCGGACCAGCGGCAACGGCAGGCGGAGGGTACCTGGCGTTACGCGATGACCGCGCTCGGCTACAACTACCGGATCACAGACATCCAGTGCGCCCTCGGGGCGAGCCAGCTCGGGAAGCTTTCGGCGTGGCTCGCCCGGCGCCGGGAGATCGCGCGGCGCTACGATGCGGCGTTCAGGGACGAGCCGGCGGTGAAACCGCTGGAGGTCGCGCCCGGCCTTTGCCACGCGTACCACCTCTACGTAGTGCGGGTCGACCCTGCCGGGGCGGGCGCCGACCGCGAGGGGTTCTTCGCCGCGCTCCGGGCGCGCGGGATCGGCGTGAACGTGCACTACATCCCCGTCCACCTCCATCCGTACTACCGCGAGCGGTTCGGCACGGGCCCGGGCCTCTGCCCGGTCGCGGAGGCGGCCTACGAGCGGATCCTCTCCCTCCCGATACACCCTGGGATGCGCGACGCCGACGTGGAACGGGTGATCGCGGCGGTGCGCGGGACGCGGGAGGAATTCACGGCGCACCGCGGCGGCTGACGGAAGGTGTTTCGATGCTCCATGCACGACGCCCCCGGCGTCTCGCCGGGCCCGCCTTCATCTTCGCGGCGTGGGCGCTGTGGCTCTCGTTCCCCTACCTCGCCTTCGGCCCCGCTTCCTACGTGAAGGTGCACGACTGCGGCGACTCATTGCTTCCCGCGCTTCTCTCCGTCGCGCGGGGAGGTGAGAGCTGGTGGTTCGCGTCCGGGGTGTGCGGCGCGGACCGGCTGGCCTCCGCCCTGGCGGGGCACCTGGATCTCCCGCTCTTTCTCCTCCTCCCCGGCTGGCTCGCGTATGGGCTCCTGATCTGGACGATGCGCTTCCTGGCGGGCTGGTCGGCCTTCAGGCTTCTCGCGGACGACCTCCGGCTCGACCCGTTCCCCTCGTTCTGCGGCGGGATCCTCTACGCGCTCTTCCCCCAGAGCGCCCTCAACTACAGTTGGAACGGATTCAACATCGGCGAGGGCCCGCTTCTCGCCGCCGTGCCGTTCTGCCTCTGGATTCTGCACCGGGCGGACCGCCTCCGACCCCTCGCCGGGGCCGCCTGCGCCGCGGGGCTCGGCGCCCTCTGCGCCCTCGCCTCGTCGTACGCGCTCACCGTCTTCTCCCTCCCCTGCGTCTTCCTCTGGTGCGTTTTCGTCGCGCCACTCCGCCGCCCGAACCGCCTGCGTCTGCCGACGGCGTTCTCGCTCGGCTGGATCGCCGGTGCCTCCCCCTTCCTCTGGGCCGGACTACTCAACGCCCCCCTGTCCCACCGGGCGGCGTGGCCCGCCTTCCGGCCGCTCCCCGGCGGCGGCCGGATCCGTCCGGCGTTCGCGTACGGGCTGCTCCGGGACAACGCCGCCCCGCTCGCCGTCGCGGCGATCGCCGCCGTCCGCGCGCGGGACAGGCGGCTCACGGTCCCCGTCGTGTACGTTCTCGCGGTGCTCCTGCTCGTCCTCGTCTACCGGATGGTCAGGGCGGCCCTGCTCCCCTACCTCGCCTTCCTCTCCGGTTTCCAGTTCGACCGCCTCTACCTGCTGATCCCCTTCTTCGCGATGGTGGGCGGCAGCGCCGGCCTTCACCTCATCGGCTGCGGGGACGCCCTCCCCGGCGCGCGGCGCGGATTCCACCCCCTGCTTCGGCGTCTGCCGGTGTTCCTGTTCGCGGCACTCGTTGTCGCGCAGTCGGCAAGCATCTGCCGCGGGGTGCTGCGCGAACGCCGACGGGGGAGCACCTTCGCCGCCCTCTATCTGCGCCCGGAAATCCGGCGGCTCGCAGAGAGGCGGGACGCGGGCGACCCGTTCCGCATCGCCACGGTCGGCAACTCCCTCTTCCACCCCTCCTGCGCCTGGGCGTACGGACTCGAGTCGGCGGACGGCTACCTGACCCTGTACCCGAAACGGTACCACGATTTCTGGGGGCAGGTCATCGCCCCCCTGGCGGGCGCCGATGAATCGCGGCGCATCTACTTCCACACGTGGGGCAGCCGGGCGTACCTGTTCAACCCGACCGGCGGTTTCCCCGCGGGCGGCACGGTGCCTTTCCGCCACTACTACGATCTTGACCTCCTCTCACTCGCCAATGTGCGCTACGTCATCTCGCCCATCGCCCTCCAGGACGACGACCTCGTTCCGCTGCCCCGCAATGTCGAAGACGGGGCCCCGCTGCGCGTCTATGAAAACCGGCTCGCCCTCCCGCGCTTCTTCCTCGCCCGAAACGTGAAGGTCTGCGGCGGGACTGAGGATCTGCTCCGGGCGGTGCGCGAAGCGGGGAGGGAGAAACTCGCCACCACGGCGTTCGTGGAGCGGGGGGCGTGCCCGGGCCTCCCGGAGGCGGGAGGCGGCGGGGTCGAGGTGCGCAGGTACTCCGCCGACCGGATAGACCTGCACACGACCGCCGCCGCCCCATCCCTCCTCGTGATCCTGAACAGCTTCAGTCCGTTCTGGACGGCGCGCGTGGACGGGGTCCCTGCGCCGGTAGTCCCCGTCGACCACGCGTTCCAGGGCGTGGTCGTCGGGGCAGGGACTCGCGAGGTGACGCTCGACTACTCTCCGTCGTACGCGCACCTGTCCCGCCGCTGCGTTGCACGACTCCGGGGGACGCCGCGATGACGGCGGGGCGGGCGTTCGGGCGCTTCACCGACAGCCGCGGGAACAGCTTCGAACTCCTCGAGGGGTACAGGGATTCGCGCAAGCCGTCGTGGCGGGCGGCGCTCAGGCCCTGGGGCGAATCCTACCTCCCCTCCCCGGGGTTTCCTTCGACCTCGTCTGCTCGTGGGACGTCCTCGAGCACGTGCGCGACCCCCGGCGCGCATTCGCGGAGACGGCCCGCCTCCTCCGGCCCGGCGGCCTCGCCTTCCACGAGTACAACCCGTTCTTCGCCCCCGACGGCGGGCACAGCCACTGCACGCTCGACTTCCCCTGGGGGCACGCGCGGCTCTCCGAGGCGGACTTCCTGCGGTACCTCGCGGAGGTGCGCCCCGGCGAGACGGAGGTCGCGGGGCGCTTCTACCGGTTCAACCTCAACCGGATGACACTCGCCGAGTGCGCGGGGCACGCGCGGGCGGCGGGGCTCGAGACGCTCGTCCTCGCCGCGACGCCGGACGAGGGGCCCCTCGCCGCCGTGTCGCCCGAGATTGCGCGTCAGGTGTCGGCGTGGTACCCGTCCGCGACGGTCCACGACCTCGCGGTCCCGGCCGTACGGCTCCTCCTCCGGAGGCCGTGAGGCGGTCCCGCGGTGGCCGGGGGGCGCGCGATCTGGTATGATGCGGCCATGCAGCGCGACGGTTCCGGCGCGGAGATCCGCGTCGTGGCGATCATCCAGGCGCACATGGCGAGCACCCGCCTGCCCGGCAAGGTCCTGATGGATATCGTCGGGCGGACGATGCTGGCGCGCACCGTGGAGAGGACCCGCCGGGCGGAGCGCCTCGACGAGGTTGTCGTGGCGACGACGACCGCCCCCGCCGACGACGCGATCGTCGCCGAATGCGGCCGGCTGGGCGTCCCCGCGTTCCGGGGCTCCGAGGAGGACGTCCTCGACCGGCACTGCCGGGCGGCGCGCGCGCACTGCGCTGACGCGGTCGCCCGCGTCACCTCCGACTGCCCGCTGATCGACCCGGGCCTGATCGACCGCGTCGTCGGGGCGTTCCTGGAGAAGCGGCCGGACTACGCGGGCAACTCGCTCCGCCCCGCCTACCCGGTCGGACTCGGCGTGGGCGTGGCGTCCATGGCGGCGCTCGAGATGGCGTGGCGCGAGGCGCGGGAGCGGCACGAGCGCGTACACGTGATGCCGTACCTCTACGGGCACCCGGAGCGCTTCACCCTCCTCTCCGTGGAGGGGGAGGAGGACCTGAGCGGCCACCGCTGGACGGTGGACACGGCGGAGGACTTGGCGTTCGTGCGGGCGGTGTACGAGCGCCTGGGGAGCGACGGTCGCTTCGGCTGGCGCGACGTCCTCGCCCTCGTCGAGCGGGAGCCCCGGCTCGCCGAGCTCAACCGCCACGTGCGGCAGAAGACGCTGAGGGAGTGCTGACCCCGGCGGGGGGGAGCGGGCTCCGCGCCGCCCCCTGGGGCCCGAAAGGAGACGGAATGCCGGACGACGGGGGGTTCTCGACCGAACAGGAGGCCTTTTGGGCCGGCGCCTTCGGCGACGAGTACACGGAGAGGAACCGGGCGGAGAGGCTGCGGGCCGCAACCATCGCCCTCTTCGCCAGGATCCTGTCCCGCACGCGCTCCGTGGAGACGGTGATCGAGTTCGGCGCCAACATCGGCCTGAACCTCCTCGCCATCAGGACGCTCCTCCCCGGCGTGAGGTGCTCCGCGGTCGAGATCAACCGCAAGGTCGCCGCGGCGTTGCGCGCGATCACGGGCGTCACGGTGTTCCGCTCCTCCATTTTCGATCATCAGCCGGATTCCACGTGCGACCTCGCGCTGTCCAAGGGGCTTCTCATCCATATCGCGCCCACGCGGCTCTCCGACGCCTACGCCGCCTGGTTCCTCATGCAGAAAGGGCCTGCGTGAAGCAGTGAACACCGTGTTCCGTTGCGACGTTTCGCCCGCCATCGGGTTGGGGCACCTGCGCCGGTGCGCGGTGCTCGCGGCGGAACTGAAGGCGCGCGGGGCGCGCGTCGTCTTCGCCTGCCGCGCGGAGGGGATTGATCCCGAGGTCGAGCTCGAGGGGGCGGCGGACGAGATCGTCCCAGTGGAATGGGCGATCCGGCCGGAGGAGGACGCCCGGCTCGTCGCCCGGATCGCGCGCGAACAAGGCGACGCGACGGCCGTCGTGGACCGCTTCGGCGCCGACGGTGGTTTCGGGGCCGCGCTCGCGGGGGAGCGGACACGCTGGCTCCAGTTCGACTGGGCGGCTCGGGAGCCGATCTGGGCGGACTGGATCCTCAACGCCAATCCCGCGGCCGAGGGAGACGTCTACCGAAGCCTCGCGAGGAAGGCCGGGGCGAGCCTCCTCCTCGGGCCCTTGTATGCCCTGCTCCCGCCGCGATTCCGGGAACTGGCTCGAAGGCGGTGGGACCGCGGTGCGGAGCGGCTCCTCGTGACGCTCGGCGGCGGGGATGACCGCGGGGGGACGGA from Chlamydiota bacterium encodes the following:
- the pseB gene encoding UDP-N-acetylglucosamine 4,6-dehydratase (inverting); this translates as MNWKKTGVLITGGTGSFGKAFARELLRRHRPRVVRIFSRDELKQHQMQEEGISGPTLRYFIGDIRDRDRLSMAVRGVDLIVHAAALKQVPACEYNPFEAVKTNILGTENVLSAALEHGVERVLTLSTDKAVNPVNLYGATKLCAERITVEANSYAGGRDIRFSCVRYGNVLASRGSVVQAFERQRERGEVAVTDMRMTRFWIGLEQAVAFVASCVESMRGGEVFVPKIPSMRIADLARLVAPGCRIREIGIRPGEKIHEILVTRDESRHARDLGRSFVIEPEFHWWGTKGRARGKALPDGFEYRSDTNREWLKPADLVRLLKRGPGR
- a CDS encoding class I SAM-dependent methyltransferase, with translation MHDSGGRRDDGGAGVRALHRQPREQLRTPRGVQGFAQAVVAGGAQALGRILPPLPGVSFDLVCSWDVLEHVRDPRRAFAETARLLRPGGLAFHEYNPFFAPDGGHSHCTLDFPWGHARLSEADFLRYLAEVRPGETEVAGRFYRFNLNRMTLAECAGHARAAGLETLVLAATPDEGPLAAVSPEIARQVSAWYPSATVHDLAVPAVRLLLRRP
- the pseC gene encoding UDP-4-amino-4,6-dideoxy-N-acetyl-beta-L-altrosamine transaminase, encoding MTASFIPYGRQQIDDDDVRAVVEALKSDWLTTGPAVDRFERLLAGAVGAAHAVAVSSGTAALHAAAFALGIGPGDEVIVPAMTFAASANCVVYQGGTPVFCDVLSGTLCIDPDDAARRITPRTKALVAVDFAGQPCDYGRLRPLARERNLALVADACHSLGAEYGGRKAGTLGDLSAFSFHPVKQITTGEGGAITTDDAALASRMRSFRNHGIDADQRQRQAEGTWRYAMTALGYNYRITDIQCALGASQLGKLSAWLARRREIARRYDAAFRDEPAVKPLEVAPGLCHAYHLYVVRVDPAGAGADREGFFAALRARGIGVNVHYIPVHLHPYYRERFGTGPGLCPVAEAAYERILSLPIHPGMRDADVERVIAAVRGTREEFTAHRGG
- the pseG gene encoding UDP-2,4-diacetamido-2,4,6-trideoxy-beta-L-altropyranose hydrolase; this encodes MNTVFRCDVSPAIGLGHLRRCAVLAAELKARGARVVFACRAEGIDPEVELEGAADEIVPVEWAIRPEEDARLVARIAREQGDATAVVDRFGADGGFGAALAGERTRWLQFDWAAREPIWADWILNANPAAEGDVYRSLARKAGASLLLGPLYALLPPRFRELARRRWDRGAERLLVTLGGGDDRGGTELCLDALRLLDPRPACTVLVGPFNPRRRRIEEKAAGCGGDVTVIFGERDVAAKMAEADIAVIGGGTTTFEAAAMGLPFVAIQIAKNQSRNAEAWDRAGAGLDAGPVERLAPERLAGLLASLLEDGARRASLSSAGMAHVDCRGAARVADALTEGGRHAA
- a CDS encoding NTP transferase domain-containing protein; this encodes MQRDGSGAEIRVVAIIQAHMASTRLPGKVLMDIVGRTMLARTVERTRRAERLDEVVVATTTAPADDAIVAECGRLGVPAFRGSEEDVLDRHCRAARAHCADAVARVTSDCPLIDPGLIDRVVGAFLEKRPDYAGNSLRPAYPVGLGVGVASMAALEMAWREARERHERVHVMPYLYGHPERFTLLSVEGEEDLSGHRWTVDTAEDLAFVRAVYERLGSDGRFGWRDVLALVEREPRLAELNRHVRQKTLREC